The Sesamum indicum cultivar Zhongzhi No. 13 unplaced genomic scaffold, S_indicum_v1.0 scaffold00344, whole genome shotgun sequence genome includes the window NNNNNNNNNNNNNNNNNNNNNNNNNNNNNNNNNNNNNNNNNNNNNNNNNNNNNNNNNNNNNNNNNNNNNNNNNNNNNNNNNNNNNNNNNNNNNNNNNNNNNNNNNNNNNNNNNNNNNNNNNNNNNNNNNNNNNNNNNNNNNNNNNNNNNNNNNNNNNNNNNNNNNNNNNNNNNNNNNNNNNNNNNNNNNNNNNNNNNNNNNNNNNNNNNNNNNNNNNNNNNNNNNNNNNNNNNNNNNNNNNNNNNNNNNNNNNNNNNNNNNNNNNNNNNNNNNNNNNNNNNNNNNNNNNNNNNNNNNNNNNNNNNNNNNNNNNNNNNNNNNNNNNNNNNNNNNNNNNNNNNNNNNNNNNNNNNNNNNNNNNNNNNNNNNNNNNNNNNNNNNNNNNNNNNNNNNNNNNNNNNNNNNNNNNNNNNNNNNNNNNNNNNNNNNNNNNNNNNNNNNNNNNNNNNNNNNNNgaagaaattaatttttttttgttgtttctatttttaatatgtaaagTTGTGAAAGACCCTCCAAGCGGTAGGGCTTTCGCCTCAATCCAGTTATGTATAACTGAGGGAGGAAGTGTGTGCTTCGTTAGGTCTCGTCTTCCAAGTCCAATCGAGCAAATTCCTGTACTATGTCTTTCATATTTTGCTTTGAACCTCCAATAGAATTCGAGTCAACTGTAAGCACATGCATACCACTAGAACTGTCACAGACGCAGATTAACCTGAAAAGGATGAGTAAGAACGGTTAGGAAAATTAATCAGTACAAGCCAACTTAATATGCTAAGCCTTAACCATTACCTGCCAGACAGAATGGAGCCATTAGACATCACTTGGGTGTTCTCATCTACATAAGCAGATGAAGTAATTGGATGTCCAATTGCATGCTTCCAGATTAGATTACCTGTTCCCTGGAATTAAAGACAACAGAATGATTAATCTACATGAGAAACTCTTATATATGTTACTTGTATTTATACAGGTATATTCGGATTCTtgttgttctttcttttcccctttttGTCTGatcttggtttttttttttatttttatttgaacgTATGCTGGGTTTCTTTATGCGGAGGGTTAGTTTTATGCTTGTGCTGATGCCTTTTTggtgattttatattttaaatccttatttttttttgtggaattttattttatttgatgtttgttgatattattgaattatttgaatttactTTAGATATGATTTTGGAGTGATGGAAATCAAGAAAGAGTGATGAAGAACTGATTCATTGCTGTAGAAATCATTTGGGAATTTGGCATTTAAACTCTTAACGATAATCCATGTCTCATGAGAAAGGGATTAACTTTTTCTCCCTGGATGCAGTGTGTTCCAACCACTCAAACGCGTAGATGAGGTGGTCGTTTAACGTAGTTTGGGTGACCTTTTATTGTTCTCTCAAATTCTGGGTTAAATCCTTTTCTTTGTAATAGGTGGAGGACTCAATGATGGTTTCTAAGACTTGCTTACGACGATTATGTTGCTTTGATGTTTTACAGGAACAGGAAGGGAGAAGCCAGATTACCTTGCCACCATCGATGTAGATCCTAGTTCATCGACGTATTCTAAAATCATCCACAGGCTGCCGATGCCTTATGTTGGGGATGAACTTCATCATTCTGGATGGAATGCCTGCAGCTCTTGCCATGGAGATCCATCGGCTGCACGTCGCTATCTTGTCCTGCCTTCACTAGTGTAAGTTGGCCGAATCTCTAATTCGTCTTTGGGTTACTACTCCTTGTAagtattatgtatatatagtagaATATGGTCAGCTCTGTCTTTGCATGATTACCTGATCTATTTGAGTAAAAACCGGAAAGTAATTTTGTCTACAACTGAAATCCAGCTAGAGATATTAGTCTGCAGATTGTGCCTCagaatgaaaatgtaataagAACTATCCTGAAAATAACAATCGAACGTTCATGTACTCTGTAAATGAGAGTCCTAGAGGTGTTTCTAATATGTAGTGTCCGTGATATTCGAGTCGTAGCATTCTCCTGGGATATTTGTATGTACATGCAATTATCAGACATTTTTATGGAGTCTATCGTTCGCTGCTGTATATGTTGCACGCAGGAAACGAATGAAGTTTTTACTATGtttcataagaaaatttattgttcATGGATGTTAGATTTTCTCGTGGTATGTTTGAACTCTTGGAAGACTCTATGAAAactatttatgtttatttatttaatttgttatgtGATTCAAGCCTAACGTATGAACTTTGATAGCTTAATTTTAGATGTTGGttttcttttaagtttttgaaTGTAAAACGGGAGATGATAAGGCATTCTTTTAACCACTGAGTGATTCCTTGATCTCAGGTCCGGTCGTATATATGCAATTGATACTCAAAAGGACCCTAGAGCTCCAACTTTGCATAAAGTTGTAGAGCCCAATGATATCATAGGGAAGACGGGATTGGCATATCCACACACTGCCCACTGCCTCGCCTCTGGTGATATCATGGTGTCATGTCTTGGAGACAAAGATGGAAAAGCTGAAGGAAACGGATTTCTTCTGCTTGACTCAGATTTCAATGTGAAAGGAAGGTACTCTCTCTTTCCATCTCCTTGAGGTTCACAGTTCCCAATCTTTAACACAATATTAATGTGTCAAATGCTTTATTTAAGTTGACAACACAAAATAATCTGATTCCGATCAATCCTTTATCATCTGCGGACTTCCTGCTAgagttataatatatatttacttgcAGTTCTATCTCGTTTTTCACAATGGCTGCTTCATATTAATCTCCAAACACAACTAGTAATGGAGTTATGAGCGAATCAATAATACAACTAATAGCTATGTTACTGTTTTCTGTTATAGGTGGGAGAAACCAGGGCACAGCCCCCTTTTCGGGTATGATTTCTGGTACCAACCACGGCATAAGACGATGATCAGCACATCTTGGGGAGCCCCATCTGCTTTCACGACAGGTTTCAACCTTCAGCATGTTTCAGATGGTCTTTATGGGAGACATTTGCATGTTTATAGCTGGCCCGAGGGTGAGTTGAAACAGACATTGGATCTTGGGAATACTGGTCTCATACCGTtggaggtaaatatagatctctctctctctctatatatatatgtatatatatatatatatttcttgtggTTTCCCATATATACCAAAGCAGGACTTTTACTTTGTGTCATCCGTTCGTACTAACATCTATGGACATTCTTCTTGCAAGCATATGCTTAAGAACTTCTCTCTCTTAACTCATTTGTAATACATCTATGTTGTTGATTTGAAGTACAGATAAGATTCTTGCACAATCCAGATAAGGATAGTGGATATGTGGGGTGTGCACTAACAAGCAATATGGTAAGATTTTTCAAGAAGCCAGACGGATCATGGGGCCATGAGGTACGTGTATGAACTGATATTTCTTTACACTCAACATCTTCAAGGCATAAATATTCCAGATGTAAATCTGAACCTGCTGCAGGTATCAATATCAGTGAAGCCTGTCAAGGTGCAGAATTGGATTCTGCCGGAGATGCCTGGGCTTATAACTGATTTCTTGATATCCCTGGATGACCGTTTCCTCTACTTGGCCAACTGGCTTCACGGTGATATTAGACAGTACGATATTCAGGATCCTACAAATCCTAAGCTGACCGGCCAAATATGGGTTGGAGGTTTGTTTCGAAAAGGGAGCACCACCGTTGCCGAGGCTGAAGATGGTACGACATACCAGGCTGACGTACCAGAAGTTCAGGTACTTGTTCTATGTACATTCCTTTCTGAATCTAACCACATTTAGACTTACATTTAGAACTAAACTGTTCATTTCATTGTAGGGACATCAACTAAGAGGAGGGCCTCAGATGATACAGCTGAGTCTGGATGGAAAGCGGCTGTACGTTACAAATTCGCTCTTCAGCGCATGGGATCGTCAGTTTTATCCCGAGCTTGTGGATAAGGGTGGCCATATGTTGCAGATAGATGTTGATACGGAAAAAGGTGGTCTTGCAATCAACCCGAATTTCTTTGTGGACTTTGGATCCGAACCAGACGGACCCTCGTTGGCGCATGAGATGAGATATCCCGGTGGCGACTGCACTTCCGACATTTGGATTTAAGCTCTCTAATCTCTCCAGAAAACATTTTTTCCAATTCAACTCTTCTTACATAAACGCAGTGTACAAtataatcagctactgcaacGACTGCATAAATGGACTTATTCATCTTTCTACATGAAAGATAAGTGTGATAATCAACTTTATGTTTTTCAGTTCTTTCTGTTCTTGTCTTCTAACTtactaaagaaaataaatttcagagATGAACATAGGAAGGAGAGAAGCCATGAATTTTGGGGTAGCTTTCTGCATTTCTGAGAATGAATCAAGTTacagaggaagaagaagacttTGTGCCTAAGTACATAAAGTCGCCGCCTTTAACCACTACTAATTCCTAACTGCCACATATATTTTGACTGTACAAATGACTAGGGAAAAAACGTAATGAAGAAAACGATTTCTGGAACACGTTTCTTCTTCTCAAGCTATCCTTGGTCCAGTTTATCAGCCTCTTCCTCTGCACCAGCATCGTCTTCATGGAGAGTAGCAGCAGCAGGACTAAGCACCAGATATTCCAATAAATATCCAGTTGCTGCTGGGGAATAAGGGGAAATGGGAAGGAAAAACGGACAGGGAAGTGAAAAGACGAGGAGGAAAAAGAGTAATAGTTCTCGTTTAAATTGTTTCGTATTATTGGAAAATGAGTAAATTCTAagtacttttttatatttggtacaagaaaaatagattgagaaataaagactgtttcttgaattttcacTGATTAACACCTTTTCTCTTCATTCTCCTAGAGAATAAACAAGTTCATATTATAGtagaataattttaagttgctaagaatttacaaattaaatttaaaaatttatattagaaatattcatataacaagaacaagaataagaatattCTCCATTCAGGTCGTGCTATTGaggaaaaattgtattttttttttcataatttaaaaatttgtacgTTTCTTTAGCTATTAGATAGAAAATACTACGTACTATGCACGTGGGCGTTAATTTTTCGGGCATGGAAGGTACAGCCACGTGCTTAGCACTTGCCTTTTTTTATCAAGTAATTAACGAAAAGCTGTCAAAGAAccaaaagtgatttttttctaaatttgtgggacctaataaaaattttgttactaatctatatctatactagtctaaaattcaaaaaataaataaaataaga containing:
- the LOC105180140 gene encoding selenium-binding protein 2-like produces the protein MSFIFCFEPPIEFESTVSTCIPLELSQTQINLKRMSKNETLIYVTCIYTGTGREKPDYLATIDVDPSSSTYSKIIHRLPMPYVGDELHHSGWNACSSCHGDPSAARRYLVLPSLVSGRIYAIDTQKDPRAPTLHKVVEPNDIIGKTGLAYPHTAHCLASGDIMVSCLGDKDGKAEGNGFLLLDSDFNVKGRWEKPGHSPLFGYDFWYQPRHKTMISTSWGAPSAFTTGFNLQHVSDGLYGRHLHVYSWPEGELKQTLDLGNTGLIPLEIRFLHNPDKDSGYVGCALTSNMVRFFKKPDGSWGHEVSISVKPVKVQNWILPEMPGLITDFLISLDDRFLYLANWLHGDIRQYDIQDPTNPKLTGQIWVGGLFRKGSTTVAEAEDGTTYQADVPEVQGHQLRGGPQMIQLSLDGKRLYVTNSLFSAWDRQFYPELVDKGGHMLQIDVDTEKGGLAINPNFFVDFGSEPDGPSLAHEMRYPGGDCTSDIWI